A window from Cryptomeria japonica chromosome 1, Sugi_1.0, whole genome shotgun sequence encodes these proteins:
- the LOC131065290 gene encoding beta-hexosaminidase 2-like, whose amino-acid sequence MRIPLRSLIFSLFAFTAAASENIYVWPKPISVKWGNETQFMIPLSSTFQISFPNHTSLANAVSRYKQIISEKPWYPIHSPDAAPSTPVSSTPLKQLNVLVRDLNADLQHGVDESYNLTVPSDGTPATLSAQTAWGAIWGLETFSQLIRLYNATSSYPLLIPGPLMIVDYPLFPHRGITLDTSRNFYTVGEILRTISAMSYNKINVFHWHITDSHSFPLELPSEPTLAQKGSYPGMTYTNQDVRAIIEYGRDHGVRVIPEIDAPGSYIQFNELTFFTP is encoded by the coding sequence ATGAGGATCCCCCTGcgctctctcatcttctctctctTCGCATTCACAGCTGCGGCATCTGAAAACATTTATGTATGGCCAAAGCCCATCTCTGTAAAATGGGGAAATGAGACCCAATTCATGATTCCATTATCTTCGACCTTCCAAATCTCGTTTCCCAATCATACAAGCCTTGCAAACGCAGTCTCCCGCTACAAACAGATCATCTCGGAAAAGCCTTGGTATCCCATCCACTCACCCGACGCTGCACCATCCACGCCCGTTTCTTCGACCCCGTTAAAACAGCTCAATGTGCTGGTCCGCGATCTCAACGCCGACCTCCAGCACGGGGTCGACGAGTCATACAATCTCACCGTTCCCTCTGACGGAACGCCCGCCACTTTATCGGCTCAGACGGCATGGGGAGCCATTTGGGGCTTGGAGACCTTCTCACAGCTGATCCGCCTCTACAACGCCACTTCCTCTTATCCTCTCCTCATCCCGGGGCCTTTGATGATCGTGGACTACCCGCTATTCCCACACAGAGGAATTACGCTTGACACAAGCAGGAACTTTTATACTGTGGGAGAAATTCTGAGGACCATTAGCGCCATGAGCTACAACAAAATTAATGTGTTCCACTGGCACATAACCGACTCGCATTCTTTTCCGCTAGAGTTGCCTTCGGAGCCGACCCTGGCGCAGAAAGGATCGTACCCTGGCATGACATATACAAATCAAGATGTGCGTGCAATAATCGAATATGGGCGAGACCATGGCGTCCGTGTCATCCCGGAGATTGACGCTCCAGGTTCGTATATACAGTTCAATGAGCTTACTTTCTTTACTCCTTGA